The proteins below come from a single Paracoccus sp. SCSIO 75233 genomic window:
- the bhcB gene encoding beta-hydroxyaspartate dehydratase BhcB, which produces MKDGDLIIPDYQDMLDAHERIKPHIRRTPVRVSDYLNELTGAQLFFKCENFQEPGAFKVRGATNAVFGLDEAQAAKGVATHSSGNHASCLSYAAMRRGIPCNVVMPRTAPQAKKDTVRRYGGKITECEPSTSSREETFAKVQAETGGDFVHPYNDPRVIAGQGTCSKELIEQTDGLDMVVAPIGGGGMISGTCLTLSTLAPETQVIAAEPENADDAYRSFKAGRIIADDAPKSVADGLLVPLKDLTWHFVSNHVAQIYTASEQDIVDAMKLIWKHLRVVMEPSSAVPLATILKNADAFAGKRVGIIITGGNVDLDRLPWIN; this is translated from the coding sequence ATGAAAGACGGCGATTTGATCATTCCCGACTATCAGGACATGCTCGACGCGCATGAGCGCATCAAGCCGCATATCCGCCGCACGCCGGTCCGGGTTTCGGACTATCTGAACGAGCTGACCGGCGCGCAGCTTTTCTTCAAATGTGAGAATTTTCAGGAGCCGGGGGCCTTCAAGGTCCGCGGTGCCACCAACGCCGTGTTCGGGCTGGACGAGGCGCAGGCCGCGAAGGGCGTGGCCACCCATTCCTCGGGCAACCATGCCTCCTGCCTGTCCTACGCGGCGATGCGTCGGGGCATTCCCTGCAACGTGGTCATGCCGCGCACGGCGCCACAGGCCAAGAAGGACACGGTGCGCCGCTATGGCGGCAAGATCACCGAATGCGAGCCGTCGACCTCCTCGCGGGAGGAGACCTTTGCCAAGGTTCAGGCCGAAACCGGCGGCGATTTCGTGCATCCCTATAACGACCCGCGCGTGATCGCGGGGCAGGGGACATGTTCGAAAGAGCTGATCGAGCAGACCGACGGGCTGGACATGGTGGTCGCACCTATCGGCGGCGGTGGGATGATCTCGGGCACCTGCCTGACGCTGTCCACGCTGGCCCCCGAAACGCAGGTCATCGCCGCCGAGCCGGAGAACGCCGACGACGCCTATCGCAGCTTCAAGGCGGGCCGGATCATTGCCGACGACGCGCCGAAATCGGTGGCCGACGGTCTGCTGGTGCCGCTGAAAGACCTGACCTGGCATTTCGTGTCGAACCATGTCGCGCAGATCTACACGGCGTCAGAACAGGACATCGTCGATGCGATGAAGCTGATCTGGAAGCATCTGCGCGTGGTGATGGAGCCGTCAAGCGCGGTGCCCCTCGCCACCATTCTGAAAAACGCCGACGCCTTTGCGGGCAAGCGGGTCGGCATCATCATCACCGGCGGCAATGTCGATCTCGATCGCCTGCCGTGGATCAATTGA